From the genome of Saccopteryx bilineata isolate mSacBil1 chromosome 6, mSacBil1_pri_phased_curated, whole genome shotgun sequence, one region includes:
- the LOC136309464 gene encoding golgin subfamily A member 6-like protein 25 → MREETESSVEEAARDLQTEQRKELEQMWEKQMLTLKLEEALEEEADQVCEIRLEMEQLLEEESQVRELQIALDVVESQQRQEAGAEAEAEAEAGSGAARSAEQKVAADGGSSPAAGAGVFSSSLEDEENRAGVVIYSLQKMEAQLEGAPTAAPVGL, encoded by the coding sequence atgcgtgaggaaactgagagctctgtggaagaggctgcccgggacctgcaaactgagcagcggaaggagcttgagcaaatgtgggagaaacagatgctgaccctgaagctggaggaagcactggaggaggaggccgaccaggtttgcgagattcgcctggaaatggagcagctactggaggaggaatcacaggttcgtgagttgcagattgccctggatgttgtggagagccagcagcggcaggaggccggggctgaagctgaggctgaagctgaggccgggtccggagctgcaaggtctgcagagcagaaggtggcagcggACGgaggctcgagcccggcagccggagctggtgttttcagttcctctttggaagatgaggagaatcgagctggagttgtgatctacagtctccagaagatggaagcccagctggaaggagcacctactgcagccccggtaggtctgtga